GCCATCCGCGTCGTCCTTATACCCTGGATTATATCGCTAATATTTTTACCGATTTCGAAGAACTGGCTGGTGATCGCGCTTATGCCGACGATAAAGCCATCGTAGGTGGGCTTGCTCGTCTGGATGGTCGCCCAGTGATGATCATTGGTCATCAAAAAGGTCGCGAAACCAAAGAGAAGATCCGTCGTAACTTTGGGATGCCTGCGCCAGAAGGCTATCGCAAGGCACTGCGTTTGATGGAAATGGCAGAGCGCTTTAAGCTGCCAATTATTACCTTCATTGACACCCCTGGGGCTTATCCGGGCGTGGGAGCAGAAGAACGAGGCCAATCCGAAGCCATCGCACGTAACTTACGCGAGATGTCACGCTTGAATGTGCCTATCGTGTGTACCGTTATCGGTGAAGGTGGTTCTGGTGGCGCATTAGCCATCGGTGTTGGTGATAAAGTGAATATGCTGCAATACAGCACTTATTCAGTTATCTCTCCAGAAGGCTGTGCATCCATTTTGTGGAAAAGCGCCGACAAAGCACCGTTAGCTGCCGAAGCGATGGGTATTACTGCACATCGCTTGAAAGAGCTGAAAATGATTGATTCAGTCATTCCTGAGCCTTTAGGTGGTGCACACCGTGATTATTTAGCGATTGCCGCTTCATTGAAAGCGCAACTGCTGGCAGATCTTAGTGATCTAGATGTACTGAATGACGAAGAGCTACTGAATCGTCGTTATCAGCGTTTGATGAACTACGGCTATTGCTGATTTTATTCATTCGGTAATGTCATCGTAGTTGGAAAATCCGGAGCTGGCCTCCGGATTTTTTTATCAAGCTAAGCAAAATCGCCTACGCGAATTGATCTTTAAGTCGGAGTGGCACATGCTAGCAATTCGTCAGATTCACCATATCGCAATTATTGGCTCAGATTATCAGGCCAGCAAAAAATTCTACTGTGAAGTGCTGGGCTTCAGCCTGATCAGTGAGGTTTATCGTGAAGAACGTGATTCTTGGAAAGCGGATCTCGCCCTAAAAGGTCACTACACCATCGAATTATTCTCATTCCCTAAACCCGCACCTCGTCCAAGTCGTCCGGAAGCCTGCGGCTTGCGACATTTGGCTTTTCAGGTTGATGACATTGAACTGGCGGTCAGTGAATTAGAGGCTGCTGGTGTTATTTGCGAAGTGATACGCATTGACCCTTATACTCAATCACGTTTTACTTTCTTTAATGATCCAGATGGCTTACCGCTGGAACTCTATGAGTTGATGCCGGAATAACATGAACGCTACCCCAGCCATACCAAATATTTTACTTAACCCCGTGTTCGCTCAGTTGGGGAAGCATCGTCATTTTTTGGTAGGGTTCAGCGGTGGTTTAGATTCCAGCGTATTGCTGCATTTATTGGTCTGTATACGCGACCAACTTATCCCTGAGTTAAAAATACGTGCTATACACATTCATCACGGCTTAAATCCGTTAGCAGATGAGTGGGTAAAGCATTGCCAACAGCAATGTGAACAATGGCAAATTCCGCTCGTCGTAGTGCGAGTGAACATTGATCCCCGCCATAATGGTATTGAGGCAGCCGCCAGAACAGCCCGCTATCAAGCATTTTCTTCCCATTTGGCATCTGATGAAATATTACTCACGGCCCAGCATTTGGATGATCAATGCGAGACATTTTTGCTTGCGCTTAAACGGGGCAGTGGCCCTGCGGGACTATCAGCAATGGCCGCTAAGATGCCCTTTGCTCATAGCCAGTTGCTGCGACCTTTACTGGGTTTCTCGCGTCAAATTCTCGAAAGTTATGCTCGAACGCATCTATTACAGTGGATTGAAGATGACAGCAATCAGGATGATCGCTTTGATCGCAATTTCCTGAGGTTAAACGTTCTGCCATTGCTCAATCAGCGCTGGCCACATTTTGCTCAAGCGACAGCACGTAGCGCGAGTTTATGTGCTGAACAGGAACAGTTACTGGACGAACTGCTTGCAGATAATCTGCAACAACTGAAAACGCCCCATGGTGCGATATCGATTGAAGGGCTATCGCAGGCCTCAGAAGCAAAACGGTCAGCATTATTGCGCCGTTGGCTTGCCGGACAGGGAGCCGCAATGCCATCGTATAGCCAATTGCAGCGCTTGTGGCTGGAGGTTGCCATGGCTAGGCAGGATGCAGAACCACAGTTAACGCTCGGCGCTTACCAGGTTCGTCGGTTCCGGCAATATCTGTATCTTGTACCTGTGCTAGATGAGATTAATGTGCAGCATTTACCTTGGGTGATAGTTCAAAATACAGATGTACCGCCAGAACCGTTGGTCTTACCTGCTAATTTGGGCGTTTTGCGCTTTTTATCCAGCGGCAGCCAAGCCATTAGGCCGCCAACTGTCGGCGATGAAGTCAGTATCGGTTTTGGACTACGAGGGGACATAAGAATTGTTGGGCGGCA
The window above is part of the Yersinia massiliensis genome. Proteins encoded here:
- the tilS gene encoding tRNA lysidine(34) synthetase TilS: MNATPAIPNILLNPVFAQLGKHRHFLVGFSGGLDSSVLLHLLVCIRDQLIPELKIRAIHIHHGLNPLADEWVKHCQQQCEQWQIPLVVVRVNIDPRHNGIEAAARTARYQAFSSHLASDEILLTAQHLDDQCETFLLALKRGSGPAGLSAMAAKMPFAHSQLLRPLLGFSRQILESYARTHLLQWIEDDSNQDDRFDRNFLRLNVLPLLNQRWPHFAQATARSASLCAEQEQLLDELLADNLQQLKTPHGAISIEGLSQASEAKRSALLRRWLAGQGAAMPSYSQLQRLWLEVAMARQDAEPQLTLGAYQVRRFRQYLYLVPVLDEINVQHLPWVIVQNTDVPPEPLVLPANLGVLRFLSSGSQAIRPPTVGDEVSIGFGLRGDIRIVGRHHSRPAKKIWQELGIPPWQRERIPLLYFGEQLIAAAGVFVTQAGQAKEGETCWYLNWANGELK
- a CDS encoding VOC family protein, which codes for MLAIRQIHHIAIIGSDYQASKKFYCEVLGFSLISEVYREERDSWKADLALKGHYTIELFSFPKPAPRPSRPEACGLRHLAFQVDDIELAVSELEAAGVICEVIRIDPYTQSRFTFFNDPDGLPLELYELMPE
- the accA gene encoding acetyl-CoA carboxylase carboxyl transferase subunit alpha is translated as MSLNFLDFEQPIAELEAKIDSLTAVSRQDEKLDINLDEEVQRLRDKSLELTRKIFSDLGAWQIAQLARHPRRPYTLDYIANIFTDFEELAGDRAYADDKAIVGGLARLDGRPVMIIGHQKGRETKEKIRRNFGMPAPEGYRKALRLMEMAERFKLPIITFIDTPGAYPGVGAEERGQSEAIARNLREMSRLNVPIVCTVIGEGGSGGALAIGVGDKVNMLQYSTYSVISPEGCASILWKSADKAPLAAEAMGITAHRLKELKMIDSVIPEPLGGAHRDYLAIAASLKAQLLADLSDLDVLNDEELLNRRYQRLMNYGYC